DNA from Gadus chalcogrammus isolate NIFS_2021 chromosome 11, NIFS_Gcha_1.0, whole genome shotgun sequence:
AGCCGTACTGTTCTTAGCGCTCGTCCAATAGGAGTCGTTCATTTGTTGTCCGTCTCGTCCAATAGCAATCGCTGTTCTTAGAAGGCGGCATCTGGTGGACAACAGCTAGTTAGTTTGAGCTGGGTTTATTGTTAAGGTTGTGTGGATTAGCACTGCGGAACCAGAATGCACTAAAATATGAACAATGTAGTCGGCCAATTACCTAATGTATAAAGGTGAGTGTTTCACTCTTTTTGATGCAAAATAGATTGCAGTTATTAATCGCCGCTGCTCGCCGTTGACGAGGGCTTGGTTAAATCTGCAGGCCAGGTTTGTTTTGGTAGTTAAATCAATAATGTTTCCCTATACGTGTTTAACTGTTTTCTAACATAGCGGCTTGTACGTGGAAGGTATTTTATTATTGGCTGTTGGCATTGTTTATGTCCTCCTTTACACCGCACTGCGGGGACTGTTATAAACAGGATGGAGGAAAAGACAACTGAGAGGGAATGTTTAAACATCGGAGGGAGGGGTAACTCTGGAGAGAGGATGGAATTTAAAGGGGGCGGCGTTACACTGCCTCGATATTAAGTTTCCTGCTGAGTCCACGTTTTCCAATAGGCAATTCTATTTctaatatgtttttattcatgttttgcCTCAACAGAATATCAAACTGCTATTTGGAACTACAGCTGGTTTCTGCAGACATTTAATGCCAAACAGAAGGAGGGAAAGAAGAAGCAATGCTCCTGCTGAAGGAATAACCCTAAGCCTCATTACTGGTTCCAGCGTGTCGTGCTCCACATGGGCATCTGAGGGGGGATGGCTAATTCTGTGACCACCTTGGTGGACCAAACAGAGCTCTTACCTGGCCAGTccaatacctctctctctcacttcccctCCCTGCTGGGCTCGGGGGAGGACGGTGAGGAAGAGGGTGATCCAGGGGTactggtggagggagagaaggaggtggtggagggcggCGCGGAGGTGGTCCTGGAGATGGTGACGTCGTCATCGGTGTCGGGGTCGACCCAGCACCAGGAGCAGGACCATCCCTTCCAGTGTCTGGTCTGTGGCAAGAGCTTCCGCTGGTCATCACGGCTGACGCACCACCAGCGTAGCCACAACAACGAGAGGCCGTACCGCTGCAACCTCTGCCCCAAGGCCTTCAAGGGCTCCTCGGCGCTGCTCTACCACCAGAGGTGCTTCCTTAATGGGTTGCTTCTGTGCCATTTTACTGTGAAGAAACAGGGAGTTAATGGATGGGTGGCATTAAGCTCTGATGTATTATTACTTACGTTCATGCTAATACGTTCATGCAACAAAATCTGTTTTGTTGTAGAGCATCCCGCAAACCAGTACATGGTAGATGAGGTGtgggatggacacacacacacacacacagacagacacacagacacacagacagacagacagactgtgaAGCACTTTTAGAATTGCAATTAATTAGAATTATAATGTTGTGTAAATGCGTAGGGATATTGACCTGCATGCTGTCATCCTAAAGTCCTCTATACCATTCTCTCAGGTCTCATTCGGGTGAGAAGCCGTACCCATGTGGGGAATGCGGCAAAGCCTTCAAGCGCTCCTCTCTGCTGCAGGTGAGACCAAACACTCCCCTGGTCATCATCACAATACATTGTTTGAACAAAAAGTCACTGATACGACAATCCAGTCCCAATGAGTCTTGTGTGTCGTTTGTTCCACCAGGTCCACCAGAGCGTGCACACCGGCCTGCGCACCTTCCTGTGCCCGTACTGCCCGCTGACGTTCAAGTGGAGCTCACACTACCAGTACCACCTGCGGCAGCACACGGGCGAGTGCCCGTACCCATGCGACAGCTGCCCGAAGGCCTTCAAGAACTCCAGCAGCCTGCGGCGGCACAAGAATGTGCACCTTGGCCTCAAGCCGTACACGTGCAGCGTCTGCAACAAGGCGTTCACGCAGTCGACCAACCTGCGACAGCACATGCGCATACACACTGGGGAGCGGCCCTACGCGTGCAGCGACTGCGGCCGCCGGTTCACCCACTCATCCAACCTGGCGCTGCACAAGAACTCCCACGCCGCCGGCGGTGCCGGGGCGGCAAAGGAGGGCAAGATGGGTGCGCCGGTCAGAGAACCCGCCGCACagatggtggagatggtggtggagccGGGGGAGGTGACGTCGTCCATGCTGACGGACATGGTGGGCTTCGTCAGTCCCGAGGGGACGGTCGGCgtagggatggaggaggtgTTCATGTCGGCCGCCTCCTCCGGCGGCCAGaacctcccccagctgaccctctcctcctcgggGCAGGAGGTGTGCGCGCCCCGGGCCATCGGGACGGAGGTGCACCTGAGTACGGACACGGGGGCCAGCGTGCTGCTGTACAGCTGCGGGACCTGCAGCCAGACGTTCGGCACGCGCACAGAGCTGGAGGAGCACCAGGCGCACCACATGGGTCCCAACGgacaccggggagggggggaggccgGCCATGGGGGGGACTCGGCCATGGTGGGTGTGGGGCTGGTGGGAGCGGGTCACCTGCTGGCGGActttgaggaggtggtggagaccaCTACGGTGGGGGAGAATGGACACACTGCCGAAGAACTCCTAGGGCTGACCGAGGGGGGCGATGGGGATAACACGGTACGTGATCAAGTCATGGCAAAATTGGATTATGAAGTTATTATAAGTATGTTATAAACTGTTGGCATAATCATTTTGATCCCTATAATTGCCGATGTCCATACTTCTAATATAGATTATATAAACTATGGCATCGGCTACAAAGTCTGTGACTATGCAATGTCACAATCAAATCCAAGGCTCAACCTTTTGAAAAGTATTGTTCCTTTATGTGTTTCCTTCCACGTGTCCACAGAACGTGGGAACCACCCAGGCTCAGTACGACCTGCTGCACAGCTTCACCGAGGTGTCACCGGCCTCAGAGACGGTCCAAACAGACTCCAGGAACCCCGTGGCCGGCCTGCAGTGCAACTACTGCAGCAAGGCTTTCAAGACCAGCGGAGGCCTCAACAGACATGTCTCGCTGGTGCGAGTGGCTTTTAACcgtctaaataaaataaaataacatgttattaataaaataacatgTTATTTTATTAATGTTGGGTGTCACAGCACTTGTGAATTAACggtggcctgtgaagccctttgaggctgTAATTGTAATTAAGGGCCATACAATGAAGATATATTTGACTGACCGCtgcacacacaggacagtagtAAATTTAAAAAGAAAGATTAAATTAATAATGTATGAATAACTACAGAAAAGCTGTCTCCAAAATATCGGATATAGTCATGATGTATGCAGGGTGTCCGCGCATCCTTAAAAAAatcatgtttctaaatttaaggccttaaaaagtcttaaattcgttacaaatgtcatatgccggtcttaaatactgtaactcaaggtcttaaatttgtcggggcaggactatttatttttctcgtgggacttttcaggaaggacatgtagagaggcttctttcttgctagctgcatatataaacgattatctacgtgcttgctagctagtctgcgacaatgggtaggtgcaaattcaaggacagttggttggaagacgtccgtttccgaagtTGGCTCACGTCTGTTGCCAACCCCCACCATCGAGTGGTTTAGGTCTTAAAtctcattcaaggtggtattaaaaaatgtcttgagtcttaaatttgacttgctgaaacctgcagataccctgatgcttgtgtgtttataaatgtggtgtgttcatgtgttgcAGATGCACTCTCTTTCGTCCCAGTCCCGCTCCCAGTTCAGCTGCTCGGCCTGCGACCgctccttccccctcctgtcCTCGCTGCTCACCCACCAGCACTCCCACACCCCTGAGCAGAGGCTGCTGGCCGAGGCGGAGGCTGAGATCGTGTGCCCGCCTTCGCTGTCCCTGTCTCTGCCCATGCCCTCATCCCCCGGCCAGGGGGACAAGCAGCAGGAAGAGGGCCAGAGGGAGATCCACGTCAACATCCTCACTGTCGGCGAGGAGCCTGAGGAGCAGGCGCCCAAGTCAGCCAAGGCGGCCAAGAGGACGGCGGCCGGCAAGCCACCGCCGGCTGGAGGTAACAGACTGTCTCCTCCAGTGAAtcaatattacatttttaaatgGCACAATCTCAATTAGATAATAATATAGGTTTTGGTGGTAACATTGTGGGCATGATCCTACGTTTATAATTGATTTGTTAATTCATGGGTTTCCTCTGTAATAAGATAGTAATGACATGGTAATAGTAGTATAGTAATGTTTCAGATCAAACAACGTATTGCTTTATTAGCATCACTTTATTAAATCCCAAAATTTCGAAGTGGGGCTTTGTTTCTTGATTTTAATAATTGTCAAGGAAGCAAGCACTCTGGCCATTCTACCCAGTTCCCTTACCGTTCTTTTATATAGTTTATTTTGGTCCAGCCAAACAATCTGTACAAAGCGTCACCATGTGTAATGAATGGTTTCACCTCTCCACATGTGGTGCACAGAGAGACCTTACCGCTGCAGTGAGTGTGGTAAAGCCTTTAAGGGCTCGTCGGGCCTGAAGTACCACATGAGGGACCACACTGGGGAAAGACCCTATCGCTGTACCGAGTGTGGGAAGACCTTCAAGAGGTCCTCGCTCCTCTCCATCCACCAGAGGGTAAGAGGCCAACACTAGAACAACATTATCTCCTCCGCAGCCACGATTCATAGCCGTCTTTAGATCTCATAATCTGACACTTTAATTGGGTTTACCATTATATAACCATCTGTTTTTAGCATTGCAGCTAAGTTGTCTCTGTGAATGGAGGGTTCATCACGAATAGTTCATCCAATATATAACTGATTAGGCAGGACATTGTAGTGGGCTAAGGGTTTActccgggttcaatccccaattcCCCCAGCGAACATCTTTGGGCAGTATGTGACTGtgatgaataaaataatataaataactaGGAACTTAAATATAACCTCCCACTCTAGGTGCATACAGGTGTACGGGCCTTCCAGTGCCCACATTGCCCGCTGACGTTCAAGTGGAGCTCCCATTACCAGTACCACCTGCGGCAGCACACGGGCGAGCGGCCGTACGTGTGTAAGGAGTGTGGAAAGTCCTTCAAAAACACCAGCTGCCTTCGCAGGCACAGCCAGATGCACTCTGGGCTGCGGCCTCACACCTGCTCAGTCTGTTCCAAGTCTTTCTCCCAGACGTCAAACCTCAAACAGGTGGGTTGAGTTTAATTCCATATATTATTGACGATGGCAAAAATACCTTTGGATCTGATATTGTTATATTGTCTTATATAGTCTTTATTGGACCATGACCACATTTTTAACAATCATTTTGTAATTTTTCTTCTGTGTGGTGGATAGTCTGAAAATGCATGCTGTGCCAGTCTCTCTTGAGTCACATTTTGAACGAGGTTTAAGGATGGCCATAAAAAAAGAACGGGAACCAATTTGTTTTAATGACTGAATCCTAAATGTCTTCCTCACTGTCCGCAGCATGAGCGCACCCATTCTGGCGAGCGGCCCTTCCAGTGCACCCACTGCAACAAAACCTTCACACACTCCTCCAACCTCCAGCTACACCTCCGCACACACTCCTCGCGCAAAGACTTCAAGTGCCCCTACTGCTTCAAGGAGTTTGTCATGCACTCCTACCTACAGCGGCACATCCGCACACACGGCACTGGGGCCTCCCTGCTGGGCCCCGGCGGGGCCCCTAAAGACGGGGTGGCGGTGAAGGCTAGCGTCGGGGGagtgaccaccaccaccaccctgctcaACCCCATCACCCTGGAATCCTCAGGAAACAATGGCAGCCTGATCGTGTCCCAACCGGCGCTGGACATCCCCCCCAACACCTCCCAGAACTACTTCATGATCCAGACGGCCAGTGGCCTGCAGCTCATTCCCCTGTCGGCCCCggcgccccccctgccccctcctcctcccccacccccgcctccccctcctcagacCCAGAGCTACCTCCTCCTACAGTGCCCTTCCTCCAACGGCGGCCAGCCGAGCTTGATTCTGGTCCCTACTGCAAACAGCCACCTGGCAGGCCCGGAGCCTCAGACCCTCCCATTGGTCCAGACCGTCAAAGGGCTCCAACCTGTGTTGAGTCCCCCCCAGAGCCAGGGGCCACAGTTTTCAGCGatgtcccagcagcagcagcagaccagGATAATAATCACTAACAATAATCATGCAAACACTTCCGTTGCCCCggcaacacacaccacagcactcAGTAAATCTCTCCTCACCAGGCCCATTCTGGGGAGGAGCACTCGCACCGCCAGGGGCCGACGGGGACACAAGACCAAAGCCGCAATACAGGAATCCAAACCGGCCGCCGGCATCCACGCGGAGATGGAACCTGTACACTCTAATGCACCAGTTGTCATGGCAACCAGCAGCACGGatgccaccacccccacctccaccacaggACATGCGTCGTTACCTGCGGTGTTCTCCAGCGCGCCTTCCTGCGGCTCCGACCAAACCGGTGTGTGTGGCCCTGGGCCGCTCCCCACCGCAGCTACCTCAGGAACCCCGTCGCCGGCTCCTCCACAGAAGCACCACGCCGCCACATCCcacggccccccctcccctgctgctCTGGGGGACACGCACTCCCTGAGGGGAGAGGGCGAGGCGGGGAAGCagcttgtgttgtgttttgatgACGAGCTGAGCCACGAGGTGATGAAGAGCGACAACGGGAGCCAGGGTTCCTACGTGTTCCAGTTGGAAGGggcgggagagggggcggggggccgagAGGGGAAGTCGTTTGTGCTGCAGTTCAAGAccaaggagcagagggagggagaggcggggGACGATAAGGGAGGGATGGTCTCGCTGCTGCAGGAGTGGGACGGGGGGAAGCAGGAGTTGAGCCGGACAGGGGGGagcggtgaggaggaggaggaggttgggcaGGGGGAGTCGTTTGTTCTTCACTTCAAGTCTGACACACAAGAAAAGGACCTAGCATCGGACTCTAGCTACAGCCAAAGTGCGGGCGACCGGCTCGAACTGTCCTGCACACCTAGCCGCGGTCTGGAGCCTCTGGACGGGCAGGAAGTGGTGTTTGAACTGGGGGGCGAGAACAAGATGCAGCAGGAAGCAGGGGAGGGCATGCAAATGATCGCGCTGATCGAGCGGGAGGGTGGCGCGGCAGGAGAGGGGTGCGGCGGTGGTTCGGAGAGCGGGAGGATGGGGCAGAACGGGACTGCCATGGAAGGTATTTTTCAGTtggaaggaggggagggtatCGTTATCATAGAGGTCACAAGCCTATCAGAAGAGGGTACTGATAGGCGAAGGGAGGGGCAGGTGTTGGAGATGACCGAAGCGAAGGAAGGAAGTTTCAAAATGGAACAAAACGACATATGTGGAAACGAATGTAATTCTGCAGAGAACACAAATGGACAGATAACTTTAACTGCCAAAACTGTTTGAAATGGACCTaacgggagcgtgtctatgttccccgggtcctatgttccccgggtcctatgttcccctctttgtatgagactggggaacataggacccttttttgaaaaaagggtcctatgttcccagcTTTTCCCAAtgagggtcctatgttccctgatatgtatgtgaccggggaaaaTAGGACCCTGTTTCAAATAAAggttcctatgttccccggtctgttactttttccaccattactgccaaattccggccgagataaccaccattgcatgtctttaccttttgtggaagagggagagacatcggagaacccgacgcagtctattcataatattgtaatgaccacggaagaggcagtgaatgaagtattgattagacagatttattagataggcctacctaataaaccgttggaacacacaagaccggaaaccatagcaacgccggtagaCAAActccgagaagcccaatccctacgagagctccccgcgctacggccatccggaggcgcacaaagcttttggccgtgatattatatttctcctccatgctgcagttcaccccggactgcactgcactgagttggccggttgaacgctgattggctgtcatcacgcgaatgtcgcgtctaagtttaaatatttttaaagattgatagattgcggggaacataggacaatTTACCCagaaaagggttctatgttcgcCGCAACAGTGGGGAGCATAGGACCTTTTTtcagaaaaagggtcctatgctccccggtatgtaatGCTACACacgggaacataggaccctttttgggaaaaacggggacccggggaacatagggatgaccccgacCCAACTACACCTGACACTCAAGAAATGCCATTTTCCAAGTGATTAAAATCAGATGGgtttaagagtgtgtgtatgtgcgtgtgtgtgtgtgcgtttaggtatgtagtgtgtgtgctctttaaCCAGTTCACCTTAGAACTCAAAGAGAAAACGCTTCAAGACAATTGCTACTGTGCTTAATGCCGTGGTGCGGTCTCGGTTTATAGACCTACTCTatg
Protein-coding regions in this window:
- the znf628 gene encoding zinc finger protein 628 yields the protein MANSVTTLVDQTELLPGQSNTSLSHFPSLLGSGEDGEEEGDPGVLVEGEKEVVEGGAEVVLEMVTSSSVSGSTQHQEQDHPFQCLVCGKSFRWSSRLTHHQRSHNNERPYRCNLCPKAFKGSSALLYHQRSHSGEKPYPCGECGKAFKRSSLLQVHQSVHTGLRTFLCPYCPLTFKWSSHYQYHLRQHTGECPYPCDSCPKAFKNSSSLRRHKNVHLGLKPYTCSVCNKAFTQSTNLRQHMRIHTGERPYACSDCGRRFTHSSNLALHKNSHAAGGAGAAKEGKMGAPVREPAAQMVEMVVEPGEVTSSMLTDMVGFVSPEGTVGVGMEEVFMSAASSGGQNLPQLTLSSSGQEVCAPRAIGTEVHLSTDTGASVLLYSCGTCSQTFGTRTELEEHQAHHMGPNGHRGGGEAGHGGDSAMVGVGLVGAGHLLADFEEVVETTTVGENGHTAEELLGLTEGGDGDNTNVGTTQAQYDLLHSFTEVSPASETVQTDSRNPVAGLQCNYCSKAFKTSGGLNRHVSLMHSLSSQSRSQFSCSACDRSFPLLSSLLTHQHSHTPEQRLLAEAEAEIVCPPSLSLSLPMPSSPGQGDKQQEEGQREIHVNILTVGEEPEEQAPKSAKAAKRTAAGKPPPAGERPYRCSECGKAFKGSSGLKYHMRDHTGERPYRCTECGKTFKRSSLLSIHQRVHTGVRAFQCPHCPLTFKWSSHYQYHLRQHTGERPYVCKECGKSFKNTSCLRRHSQMHSGLRPHTCSVCSKSFSQTSNLKQHERTHSGERPFQCTHCNKTFTHSSNLQLHLRTHSSRKDFKCPYCFKEFVMHSYLQRHIRTHGTGASLLGPGGAPKDGVAVKASVGGVTTTTTLLNPITLESSGNNGSLIVSQPALDIPPNTSQNYFMIQTASGLQLIPLSAPAPPLPILGRSTRTARGRRGHKTKAAIQESKPAAGIHAEMEPVHSNAPVVMATSSTDATTPTSTTGHASLPAVFSSAPSCGSDQTGVCGPGPLPTAATSGTPSPAPPQKHHAATSHGPPSPAALGDTHSLRGEGEAGKQLVLCFDDELSHEVMKSDNGSQGSYVFQLEGAGEGAGGREGKSFVLQFKTKEQREGEAGDDKGGMVSLLQEWDGGKQELSRTGGSGEEEEEVGQGESFVLHFKSDTQEKDLASDSSYSQSAGDRLELSCTPSRGLEPLDGQEVVFELGGENKMQQEAGEGMQMIALIEREGGAAGEGCGGGSESGRMGQNGTAMEEPLYEFNA